The proteins below come from a single Necator americanus strain Aroian chromosome V, whole genome shotgun sequence genomic window:
- a CDS encoding hypothetical protein (NECATOR_CHRV.G19834.T1): MPLTSTIALILPVALLALEGSCEVELKRKVKQGNVSLVKVQKYSSKTSPLLRNNTNYSLGLDILMMADYATFQGFVEISNGDAHMGQAYTLEYLRAVFEQVKTIYNDIKISKQVIRLKMVGSFIALREDDCPMFTTFKRNEFVNEDNATSPNNSTYDSGFEETNSTEMTLTVSAIAALDKFTYWLKVHRLFLPKHDHAILITKFDLISPRGDSGTQGMAYVGSICQPGDSASIVEDVGAAATALIAAHELGHSLGAFHDGNPQSQDCPSFANFLMAVTVSGTEDFERFAHSRVMSPCSIESIEKKLKSPLASCVRKSMPKEHKLMGMSSLSQETTPTPGELISLQQQCQITFGPHYGVCPSKDYFRGLDVCRRIWCKDRTKRRSGPCETRTYLPALDGTECGKMKWCIAGRCVDNPKKLQECIDLNPKTCGKYSKIKLRHYCKSKDFAEICCRSCAQLKDL; encoded by the exons ATGCCACTCACTTCAACTATAGCTCTTATTCTACCGGTTGCACTCCTAGCCCTTGAAG GAAGTTGTGAAGTAGAACTCAAGAGAAAAGTAAAGCAAGGCAATGTGTCACTTGTGAAA GTCCAAAAATATAGCAGCAAAACCTCACCACTGCTTCGTAATAATACAAATTACTCGCTAGGTTTAGACATCCTGATGATGGCGGACTACGCTACATTTCAAG GTTTCGTGGAAATATCGAACGGTGATGCACACATGGGGCAAGCCTACACTCTGGAGTACTTGCGCGCTGTATTTGAACAA GTCAAAACAATCTACAATGACATCAAAATATCGAAGCAAGTTATTCGTCTAAAAATGGTTGGCAGCTTTATTGCGCTTAG AGAAGACGATTGCCCCATGTTCACAACATTCAAACGAAATGAATTTGTAAATGAGGACAATGCGACTTCTCCTAACAATTCGACCTATGACAGTGGCTTTGAGGAGACGAATAGCACAGA GATGACTCTAACTGTATCTGCAATCGCTGCATTAGACAAGTTTACTTACTGGCTAAAGGTTCACAGACTCTTCCTCCCAAAGCATGATCATGCAATCCTAATCACAAA ATTTGACCTAATCTCCCCCCGGGGTGACTCTGGTACGCAAGGAATGGCTTATGTTGGCAGTATTTGTCAGCCGGGTGATTCCGCCAGCATTGTGGAAGACGTTGGAGCGGCTGCTACCGCGTTAATAGCAGCCCATGAGCTCGGTCACAG CCTCGGAGCATTCCATGACGGCAATCCACAATCACAGGACTGCCCTTCCTTTGCGAACTTTCTTATGGCCGTTACAGTTTCTGGTACCGAAGACTTCGAACGCTTTGCTCATAGTCGAGTGATGAGTCCTTGTAGCATCGAAAGTatcgaaaagaaactgaa ATCACCGTTGGCGAGCTGCGTTCGGAAGTCAATGCCGAAAGAACACAAACTTATGGGGATGTCCTCTCTGTCTCAAGAAACGACTCCTACTCCTGGGGAATTAATCAGTCTGCAACAACAATGCCAAATCACCTTTGGTCCACATTATGGAGTTTGTCCT AGCAAAGATTATTTCCGAGGCCTTGACGTGTGCCGACGCATCTGGTGCAAGGATCGCACCAAAAGACGAAGCGGCCCTTGCGAAACGAGAACGTATCTTCCAGCACTGGATGGGACAGAATGCGGAAAAATGAAG TGGTGTATCGCCGGACGCTGCGTTGACAACCCGAAAAAGTTGCAAG AGTGCATCGATCTCAATCCGAAGACAtgtggaaaatattcaaaaataaaactacgCCACTACTGCAAATCTAAGGACTTCGCGGAAATTTGTTGCCGCTCCTGCGCTCAATTAAAAGATCTCTAA
- a CDS encoding hypothetical protein (NECATOR_CHRV.G19833.T1), which yields MAELSTLIRHLLLCESESDHPAAEVHRNLSQVFGTKDPPERSVRAWFPCFKAGNKNLEDEPRSGRPTEISFDELNNLAERHPYEGVRYFAASLGCSLSTVSNGLRSLGMVKELDQWLAYALSDGNRQRRLDICTQLLSRNRRFD from the coding sequence atggccgaactTTCCACCCTTATTCGACACTTACTCCTTTGCGAGTCCGAATCTGACCACCCCGCTGCCGAAGttcatcgaaacttaagtcaagtattcggcaccAAAGACCCtcctgagcggtctgtgcgcgcctggttTCCGTgtttcaaagccggaaacaagaatctcgaagatgagcctcgctctggtcgaccgactgaaATATCGTTTGACGAACTGAACAATCTGGCGGAGcggcatccatatgaaggtgtgcggtattttgctgccagtcttggctgttcgctctccaccgtgagcaatggactgcgatctctcggaatggtgaaagaGCTCGATCAGTGGCTCGCatatgcattgagcgacggcaaccgccaaagacgcctggacatctgcactcagctacTCTCCAGAAACCGCAGATTCGACTAG
- a CDS encoding hypothetical protein (NECATOR_CHRV.G19834.T2) — translation MPLTSTIALILPVALLALEGSCEVELKRKVKQGNVSLVKVQKYSSKTSPLLRNNTNYSLGLDILMMADYATFQGFVEISNGDAHMGQAYTLEYLRAVFEQVKTIYNDIKISKQVIRLKMVGSFIALREDDCPMFTTFKRNEFVNEDNATSPNNSTYDSGFEETNSTEMTLTVSAIAALDKFTYWLKVHRLFLPKHDHAILITKFDLISPRGDSGTQGMAYVGSICQPGDSASIVEDVGAAATALIAAHELGHSLGAFHDGNPQSQDCPSFANFLMAVTVSGTEDFERFAHSRVMSPCSIESIEKKLKSPLASCVRKSMPKEHKLMGMSSLSQETTPTPGELISLQQQCQITFGPHYGVCPSKDYFRGLDVCRRIWCKDRTKRRSGPCETRTYLPALDGTECGKMKWCIAGRCVDNPKKLQECIDLNPKTCGKYSKIKLRHYCKSKDFAEIFAHGSNPTIVVETHHMPGPTNFNFLGTQRLLFWTIAKLRVL, via the exons ATGCCACTCACTTCAACTATAGCTCTTATTCTACCGGTTGCACTCCTAGCCCTTGAAG GAAGTTGTGAAGTAGAACTCAAGAGAAAAGTAAAGCAAGGCAATGTGTCACTTGTGAAA GTCCAAAAATATAGCAGCAAAACCTCACCACTGCTTCGTAATAATACAAATTACTCGCTAGGTTTAGACATCCTGATGATGGCGGACTACGCTACATTTCAAG GTTTCGTGGAAATATCGAACGGTGATGCACACATGGGGCAAGCCTACACTCTGGAGTACTTGCGCGCTGTATTTGAACAA GTCAAAACAATCTACAATGACATCAAAATATCGAAGCAAGTTATTCGTCTAAAAATGGTTGGCAGCTTTATTGCGCTTAG AGAAGACGATTGCCCCATGTTCACAACATTCAAACGAAATGAATTTGTAAATGAGGACAATGCGACTTCTCCTAACAATTCGACCTATGACAGTGGCTTTGAGGAGACGAATAGCACAGA GATGACTCTAACTGTATCTGCAATCGCTGCATTAGACAAGTTTACTTACTGGCTAAAGGTTCACAGACTCTTCCTCCCAAAGCATGATCATGCAATCCTAATCACAAA ATTTGACCTAATCTCCCCCCGGGGTGACTCTGGTACGCAAGGAATGGCTTATGTTGGCAGTATTTGTCAGCCGGGTGATTCCGCCAGCATTGTGGAAGACGTTGGAGCGGCTGCTACCGCGTTAATAGCAGCCCATGAGCTCGGTCACAG CCTCGGAGCATTCCATGACGGCAATCCACAATCACAGGACTGCCCTTCCTTTGCGAACTTTCTTATGGCCGTTACAGTTTCTGGTACCGAAGACTTCGAACGCTTTGCTCATAGTCGAGTGATGAGTCCTTGTAGCATCGAAAGTatcgaaaagaaactgaa ATCACCGTTGGCGAGCTGCGTTCGGAAGTCAATGCCGAAAGAACACAAACTTATGGGGATGTCCTCTCTGTCTCAAGAAACGACTCCTACTCCTGGGGAATTAATCAGTCTGCAACAACAATGCCAAATCACCTTTGGTCCACATTATGGAGTTTGTCCT AGCAAAGATTATTTCCGAGGCCTTGACGTGTGCCGACGCATCTGGTGCAAGGATCGCACCAAAAGACGAAGCGGCCCTTGCGAAACGAGAACGTATCTTCCAGCACTGGATGGGACAGAATGCGGAAAAATGAAG TGGTGTATCGCCGGACGCTGCGTTGACAACCCGAAAAAGTTGCAAG AGTGCATCGATCTCAATCCGAAGACAtgtggaaaatattcaaaaataaaactacgCCACTACTGCAAATCTAAGGACTTCGCGGAAATTT TCGCGCACGGCTCTAATCCGACAATTGttgttgaaacgcatcacatGCCCGGTCccactaattttaatttccttgGTACACAGCGTCTCCTATTCTGGACTATTGCAAAG TTGCGCGTTCTATGA